The following proteins are co-located in the Doryrhamphus excisus isolate RoL2022-K1 chromosome 15, RoL_Dexc_1.0, whole genome shotgun sequence genome:
- the LOC131103020 gene encoding transcription factor Sox-9-A-like: MNLLDPYLKMTEEQDKCLSDAPSPSMSEDSAGSPCPSGSGSDTENTRPSDNHLLHGADYKKEGDEEEKFPVCIRDAVSQVLKGYDWTLVPMPVRVNGSSKSKPHVKRPMNAFMVWAQAARRKLADQYPHLHNAELSKTLGKLWRLLNESEKRPFVEEAERLRVQHKKDHPDYKYQPRRRKSVKNGQIEPEDGEQTHISPNAIFKALQQADSPASSMGEMHSPGEHSGQSQGPPTPPTTPKTDLPTAKSDLKREGRPAQEGPSRQLNIDFGAVDIGELSSEVISNMGSFDVDEFDQYLPPHSHAAATQGGYAAAGQGGYGSVGQGGNMGAWLSKQQHSLSNLGQQESQQRGSAQIKTEQLSPSHYSEQQGSPQHVAYGSFSLQHYSASSYPPISRAQYDYPDQQGGASYYTSGQGSGLYSTFSYMSSSQRPMYTPIADTAGVPSVPQTQSPQHWEQQPIYTQLSRP; this comes from the exons ATGAATCTCCTCGATCCGTACCTGAAGATGACAGAAGAACAGGACAAGTGTCTCTCCGACGCGCCCAGTCCCAGTATGTCCGAAGACTCCGCCGGCTCGCCGTGCCCGTCCGGCTCCGGTTCGGACACGGAGAACACCAGACCCTCCGACAACCACCTCCTGCACGGCGCAGACTATAAGAAAGAAGGGGACGAGGAGGAGAAGTTCCCGGTGTGCATCCGCGACGCCGTGTCCCAGGTGCTCAAAGGCTACGATTGGACTCTGGTGCCTATGCCGGTGCGCGTCAACGGTTCTAGCAAGAGCAAACCGCACGTCAAGAGACCCATGAACGCATTCATGGTGTGGGCTCAGGCTGCACGTCGGAAGCTGGCGGATCAGTACCCGCACCTGCACAACGCCGAGCTCAGCAAAACTTTGGGGAAACTTTGGAG GCTGCTCAACGAGTCCGAGAAGCGTCCCTTCGTGGAGGAAGCCGAGCGCCTAAGGGTGCAGCACAAGAAAGATCACCCGGACTACAAGTACCAGCCCAGGCGGAGAAAGTCCGTCAAGAACGGGCAGATTGAGCCTGAAGACGGGGAGCAGACTCACATCTCTCCTAATGCCATCTTCAAGGCGCTGCAGCAGGCAGACTCTCCTGCCTCCAGCATGGGCGAGATGCACTCGCCGGGAGAGCATTCAG GTCAGTCCCAGGGCCCGCCGACACCCCCGACCACCCCCAAGACGGACCTACCCACCGCTAAGTCCGACCTGAAGCGCGAGGGCCGCCCCGCTCAGGAGGGCCCCAGCCGCCAACTCAACATTGACTTTGGCGCCGTGGACATCGGCGAGCTGAGCAGTGAGGTCATTTCCAACATGGGTAGCTTTGACGTGGACGAATTCGACCAATACCTGCCACCGCACAGTCACGCCGCCGCCACCCAAGGGGGCTACGCCGCAGCCGGTCAGGGCGGCTACGGCTCCGTCGGCCAGGGTGGCAACATGGGGGCCTGGTTGTCCAAACAGCAGCACTCGCTGAGCAACTTGGGTCAACAAGAGAGTCAACAACGAGGGTCCGCTCAGATCAAAACAGAGCAGCTGAGTCCGAGTCACTACAGCGAGCAGCAAGGCTCCCCCCAGCACGTTGCCTACGGCTCCTTCAGCTTGCAGCACTACAGCGCCTCCTCCTACCCCCCCATCTCCCGAGCGCAGTATGACTATCCCGACCAGCAGGGCGGCGCTTCGTACTACACTTCCGGACAGGGTTCCGGCCTCTACTCCACCTTTAGCTACATGAGCTCCAGCCAGAGGCCCATGTACACCCCCATCGCCGACACCGCAGGGGTCCCATCCGTGCCTCAGACCCAAAGTCCTCAGCACTGGGAGCAGCAGCCGATTTACACCCAACTCTCCCGGCCATGA